In the genome of Qipengyuania seohaensis, one region contains:
- a CDS encoding head-tail connector protein, with protein sequence MQTDLSGQPLDELKQWLAISTNEDDALLIRLLEAAWQVCRQFTGMTATSWDEAEDGLRHGIVRHAAHQYRERDAGLDGGSYPPAAVAALWRPWRTLRLS encoded by the coding sequence ATGCAGACCGACCTGTCAGGTCAGCCGCTCGACGAGCTCAAGCAGTGGCTGGCGATCAGCACAAATGAAGACGATGCGCTGCTCATCCGCTTGCTGGAGGCTGCATGGCAGGTCTGCCGGCAGTTTACGGGCATGACCGCGACCAGTTGGGACGAGGCGGAAGACGGCCTGCGTCATGGCATCGTGCGTCACGCCGCCCACCAGTATCGCGAGCGCGATGCGGGTCTCGACGGTGGCAGTTATCCACCTGCGGCGGTCGCTGCGCTGTGGCGTCCGTGGCGCACACTGCGCCTGTCGTGA
- a CDS encoding DUF2460 domain-containing protein, giving the protein MAFWLAKERTDQHKDWIQRFDPRFWTINFPRPMMASVVRTAPDALRVDCEFLHEGELAGLIWESEDLLDHPLLAYKTERDYSHCVLRFRWQGAGVLPLDAPHGPTLTIEGRDASGQARSWYVRLWNYATGTPQDARIELRFSDLQAGWSLPGEIVWPKDIDLMFISLAPIGYVQGSSQPLAEKIAGSVSISELMAEGERAVIEIGDIIAPPHEEQIATAYDDSYHQTPSRILRTAENLGYRGRIVHYVGMSHFMSLVASGNSQLADPAGELAVPARRWHESFFAEAIAMDFAPIVSLSFELFDAYCPPEWKQRAHDGGEALTGWEPPSTLLSPANPEAMQFLQGVATRFVAMLSSAGGDALFQIGEPWWWVRPSDRAPCLYDPLALASLPSGADAITDMRDPMNSAQTSYLDAAGALLAQATTDLAQAVRDAGPSSAEILLLTFTPTVLDPEMPELHRACLPTGWAAPAFDRLQLEDYDWLTSGRDALRRSAYAFVDQKLAYPQTATDYLSGFVLDPADAERAWPAIDACLDEARERGVEQRFVWALPQIARDGYVRLPNHEDTDMQAFDDVHFPLALGRETRISPEFSTTVAVTSSGHERRNALWSDARMQYDVGPGVRSQKELATLINFFRARYGPARGFRLRDPYDFSSRDGDGEPTMTDELLGVGDGIQASFQLKRNYDGQERPITRPVDGSILVSVDNSPASGWSHVGMGEIRFETPPADGAQVRAGFQFDVPVRFAEDRIDISGATFAAGEAPSVPLIEIREGA; this is encoded by the coding sequence ATGGCATTCTGGCTCGCCAAGGAACGAACCGACCAGCACAAAGACTGGATCCAACGGTTCGACCCACGCTTCTGGACCATCAACTTCCCGCGCCCAATGATGGCCAGCGTGGTCAGGACCGCTCCCGATGCATTGCGCGTCGATTGCGAGTTCCTGCATGAAGGTGAACTTGCAGGGCTGATCTGGGAAAGCGAGGATCTGCTCGACCATCCCCTCCTCGCCTACAAGACAGAGCGCGATTACTCCCATTGTGTCCTGCGATTTCGATGGCAGGGCGCAGGCGTACTACCCCTCGATGCGCCTCATGGCCCGACCCTCACCATCGAGGGCCGTGATGCTTCCGGGCAGGCGCGGAGCTGGTACGTGCGCTTGTGGAACTATGCCACCGGGACGCCGCAAGACGCGCGGATCGAGCTGAGGTTCTCCGATTTGCAGGCAGGCTGGTCGCTTCCCGGCGAGATCGTGTGGCCCAAGGACATCGACCTGATGTTCATCTCCCTGGCACCGATCGGTTACGTGCAGGGCAGTAGCCAGCCGCTCGCGGAGAAAATTGCCGGCTCCGTTTCGATCAGCGAGCTGATGGCAGAGGGCGAGCGCGCAGTCATCGAGATCGGCGACATTATCGCCCCTCCGCATGAAGAACAGATCGCGACGGCCTATGACGACAGTTACCACCAGACCCCCTCGCGCATCCTGCGTACTGCCGAGAACCTCGGCTATCGGGGAAGGATCGTTCACTATGTCGGAATGAGCCATTTCATGTCGCTGGTCGCGTCGGGAAATTCCCAGCTGGCGGACCCGGCAGGAGAACTGGCAGTTCCTGCAAGGCGCTGGCACGAATCCTTTTTCGCCGAGGCGATAGCCATGGATTTCGCGCCGATCGTTTCGCTCAGCTTCGAACTATTCGATGCTTATTGCCCGCCGGAATGGAAGCAGCGCGCTCATGACGGAGGCGAGGCCCTGACTGGCTGGGAGCCTCCTTCGACGCTCCTGTCTCCGGCCAATCCGGAGGCCATGCAGTTCCTGCAGGGCGTGGCGACACGCTTCGTTGCCATGCTTAGCTCTGCAGGAGGCGATGCCCTGTTCCAGATCGGCGAACCATGGTGGTGGGTGCGACCCTCCGACAGGGCTCCATGCCTCTACGATCCGCTTGCCCTCGCTTCGCTGCCGTCCGGTGCGGACGCCATCACGGATATGCGCGACCCGATGAATAGCGCCCAGACGAGCTATCTCGATGCGGCAGGTGCCCTGCTTGCGCAAGCTACCACGGACCTTGCCCAGGCAGTCAGGGACGCTGGGCCCTCTTCGGCCGAGATATTGCTGCTTACGTTCACGCCTACCGTCCTAGATCCGGAAATGCCGGAACTGCACCGCGCGTGTCTGCCGACCGGCTGGGCGGCTCCGGCGTTCGACCGGTTGCAGCTCGAAGATTACGACTGGTTGACGAGCGGCCGCGATGCCTTGCGCCGGTCGGCTTACGCATTCGTCGACCAGAAGCTCGCCTACCCCCAAACCGCTACGGATTACCTATCCGGCTTCGTGCTCGACCCGGCCGATGCCGAGCGCGCCTGGCCCGCTATCGATGCCTGCCTCGATGAAGCACGCGAGCGCGGGGTCGAACAGCGTTTCGTGTGGGCGCTGCCACAGATCGCGCGCGACGGTTACGTTCGCCTTCCAAATCACGAGGACACTGACATGCAAGCCTTCGACGATGTCCATTTCCCGCTCGCCCTGGGGCGCGAGACCCGGATCAGCCCGGAATTCTCCACTACGGTTGCGGTCACGTCCTCGGGCCATGAACGCCGCAATGCCCTGTGGTCCGACGCCCGCATGCAATATGATGTCGGCCCGGGCGTTCGCTCGCAGAAGGAGCTCGCCACCCTGATCAATTTCTTCCGCGCGAGATACGGCCCTGCTCGCGGTTTTCGGCTGCGCGATCCCTATGATTTCAGCTCGCGCGACGGCGATGGCGAGCCGACAATGACCGACGAACTCCTGGGCGTCGGCGACGGTATCCAGGCGTCATTCCAATTGAAGCGCAATTATGACGGCCAAGAGCGGCCCATTACCAGGCCGGTAGATGGCTCTATCCTAGTCAGCGTCGACAACAGTCCCGCCAGCGGCTGGAGCCACGTGGGCATGGGCGAAATCCGCTTCGAGACTCCGCCCGCCGATGGTGCCCAAGTGAGGGCCGGGTTTCAGTTCGACGTCCCTGTCCGGTTCGCGGAAGATCGCATCGACATTTCCGGCGCCACATTCGCAGCAGGCGAGGCGCCTTCCGTGCCGCTCATCGAGATACGGGAGGGGGCATGA
- a CDS encoding tail tape measure protein — protein MDDDFEDLVVAVRADTSAFARDVAQMKRDFDSTLVDGFDSAGKVLERGLMRALRSGKLGFEDLGRMALQVMDQIASKALGAGMDALFAGLGGGNGTGGGAGLLSGLLGSLGLPGRATGGSVSPARPYLVGERGPELFVPTSAGNVEPNHRLGSAQTNVRVAINLAQPRGSSTPAALQRSSRQVASAVRRALQN, from the coding sequence ATGGATGACGATTTTGAGGACCTGGTGGTGGCTGTCCGCGCCGACACATCGGCTTTTGCCCGGGATGTCGCGCAGATGAAGCGCGATTTCGACAGCACGCTTGTCGACGGGTTCGACAGCGCCGGCAAGGTCCTCGAGCGCGGCCTGATGCGTGCGCTTCGCAGTGGCAAGCTTGGCTTCGAGGATCTCGGCAGGATGGCCTTGCAGGTCATGGACCAGATCGCAAGCAAGGCTCTTGGCGCAGGGATGGACGCCCTGTTTGCAGGCCTCGGGGGCGGCAATGGCACGGGTGGTGGTGCAGGCCTGCTATCCGGCCTGCTGGGCAGTCTCGGCCTGCCAGGACGCGCGACCGGCGGCAGCGTGTCGCCCGCTCGCCCTTATCTGGTCGGCGAACGGGGACCGGAACTGTTCGTGCCGACGAGCGCCGGGAACGTCGAGCCCAATCACCGTCTCGGCAGCGCCCAAACCAATGTGCGCGTTGCAATTAATCTCGCCCAGCCGCGTGGATCCAGCACGCCGGCTGCGCTGCAGCGATCTTCGCGACAGGTCGCCAGCGCCGTTCGGCGTGCTCTGCAGAACTGA
- a CDS encoding DUF2163 domain-containing protein, whose protein sequence is MTRVFFDRELDTVAAYWRIYRKDGAALAFTTHDRDLYFSGIRHRSAPALLPSSVRRTIDLSDDEAEVHGALSHDTIRTEDIATGRFDGARIETGVVDWETLENARLYIGSIDALAREDGQFKAQLSSIKRQLDKDPVPRSSPTCRARFCGHGCTLPSSRFEVRRVATAIDYTSDAVRFDLAEPSNYLAGKLRWLDGPQAGIEATIIDYSGQDLVLDRPIAEGQQAGHRAILREGCNGTIAACADRFGNAINFQGEPFLPGNDHLTQYPQPR, encoded by the coding sequence ATGACCCGCGTATTTTTCGATCGCGAGCTCGATACCGTCGCCGCGTACTGGCGCATTTACCGCAAGGACGGCGCTGCCCTGGCTTTCACCACCCACGATCGCGACCTGTATTTCTCGGGAATCCGGCACCGCAGCGCTCCGGCACTGCTACCTTCTTCCGTGCGGCGGACCATCGATCTGTCGGACGACGAAGCAGAAGTCCACGGTGCGTTGAGCCACGATACGATCCGGACCGAAGACATCGCCACGGGCCGCTTCGACGGTGCGCGAATCGAAACCGGAGTGGTTGATTGGGAAACGCTCGAAAATGCGCGTCTCTACATCGGTTCGATAGACGCCCTTGCAAGGGAAGACGGCCAGTTCAAAGCCCAGTTGAGTTCGATCAAACGCCAGCTCGATAAGGACCCGGTCCCCCGCTCCAGCCCCACTTGCAGGGCGCGGTTTTGCGGGCACGGATGCACGTTGCCGTCATCACGCTTCGAGGTTCGACGGGTCGCAACAGCTATCGACTACACATCGGACGCCGTCCGGTTCGATCTGGCCGAACCGTCGAATTACCTGGCGGGAAAACTGCGCTGGCTGGACGGACCTCAAGCCGGAATAGAAGCGACTATCATCGATTACTCGGGGCAAGACCTGGTTCTGGACCGACCGATCGCCGAGGGTCAGCAAGCCGGTCACCGGGCGATCCTGAGAGAAGGCTGCAACGGAACGATCGCTGCGTGTGCGGACAGGTTCGGCAATGCAATCAACTTCCAGGGCGAACCATTCCTGCCCGGAAATGATCACCTGACCCAATATCCGCAGCCGCGATGA
- a CDS encoding phage major tail protein, TP901-1 family, which yields MTAQKGSAFLLKIGDGGNPVAYETVAGLRTTQMTINGDSVVVTHKDSGGWREFLSGAGVRSVSVSASGIFLGSGAEATVRANALDGTLDDYELSFEDGERMRGRFLVQRLDYAGDFNGERTYTLQLESSGEVVSA from the coding sequence ATGACTGCCCAGAAAGGCTCCGCCTTCCTCCTCAAGATCGGCGATGGAGGAAATCCCGTCGCCTACGAAACCGTGGCCGGTCTGCGGACTACGCAGATGACCATCAACGGCGACAGCGTCGTTGTTACCCACAAGGACAGCGGTGGCTGGCGCGAATTCCTGTCCGGCGCAGGCGTTCGCTCTGTGTCGGTCAGCGCGTCGGGGATTTTCCTCGGCTCCGGTGCCGAGGCGACCGTCCGAGCGAATGCGCTGGATGGAACACTCGACGACTACGAGCTGTCGTTCGAAGACGGCGAGAGAATGCGTGGTCGCTTCCTTGTCCAGCGCCTCGATTATGCCGGGGATTTCAATGGCGAGCGCACTTACACGCTCCAGCTCGAAAGCTCGGGCGAGGTGGTGAGTGCATGA
- a CDS encoding phage tail assembly chaperone, with protein MFDSFADGALLLAGHAARALGWPPDIFWNATPAELAACLASNDDARTPPSRDEIAALIERDRNG; from the coding sequence GTGTTTGACAGCTTTGCCGATGGAGCCTTGCTGCTGGCGGGCCACGCGGCGCGTGCCCTCGGCTGGCCCCCCGACATTTTCTGGAATGCCACGCCAGCGGAACTCGCGGCCTGCCTCGCTTCGAACGATGATGCCCGAACACCCCCAAGCCGCGACGAGATCGCGGCGCTGATCGAAAGGGATCGCAATGGATGA
- a CDS encoding DUF3168 domain-containing protein — protein MESALRIALVEALRADAQLAPLINAVVEEGPSAAPPPTLAIVASAAADWSSKTSSGREIRIAIELTTRGSDPAPAATIAERIEQCIATLAPQQRGFRLVTTRFLHSRTERRARAIRAILLEYAFRVIAE, from the coding sequence ATGGAAAGCGCCCTCAGGATCGCGCTGGTGGAAGCCCTGCGCGCCGATGCGCAACTCGCCCCGTTGATCAACGCTGTAGTCGAGGAAGGGCCCTCTGCAGCACCGCCGCCCACGCTTGCGATCGTCGCCAGCGCAGCCGCCGACTGGTCGAGCAAGACCTCGTCCGGCCGCGAAATCCGCATTGCCATCGAACTGACGACACGGGGCAGTGATCCTGCCCCGGCAGCCACCATCGCAGAGCGGATCGAACAGTGCATCGCCACCCTCGCACCGCAGCAACGCGGCTTCCGGCTCGTGACAACCCGCTTCCTTCACAGCCGGACGGAACGCCGTGCCCGCGCAATCCGCGCCATCCTTCTCGAATACGCTTTCCGCGTAATCGCTGAGTAA
- a CDS encoding gene transfer agent family protein yields MSNHARGEASIHVNGREIVLRPTFDALVKAEAEIGSLFALVERAGEGRLTLTEIAALFWFCSARPGSVTRDEVGEAVVGMGLSGAAVPLKILLGQVLRGR; encoded by the coding sequence ATGAGCAATCATGCCCGCGGCGAAGCTTCGATCCATGTGAATGGACGCGAAATCGTCCTCAGGCCGACCTTCGATGCCCTGGTGAAGGCGGAAGCGGAAATCGGATCTCTCTTTGCGCTTGTGGAACGGGCCGGCGAAGGACGCCTGACGCTGACCGAAATCGCCGCCCTTTTCTGGTTCTGCAGTGCCCGACCGGGCTCCGTCACGCGTGACGAGGTGGGCGAGGCCGTGGTGGGAATGGGTCTGTCCGGGGCGGCGGTGCCCCTAAAGATTCTGCTCGGCCAGGTGCTGCGCGGTCGCTGA